DNA from Bradyrhizobium diazoefficiens USDA 110:
GCGCTCCGACCTGTTCGACCTCGACTTCATCGAGTACACGCCGACCAACACCGCGTTCAAGCCGATGGTGCGCGAGCAGGCGTTCGATGTCTGCGAGATGGCGATCGTCACCTATCTGATGGCGAAGGCCCACGGCAAGCCGCTGGTGCTGCTGCCGGCGACCATGCTCGGGCGTTTCCAGCATTCCTATGCGCTGTATAACCCCTCGCATGGGACGCTTGGGCCCTCCGATCTCGAAGGCAAGCGCGTCGGCATCCGCTCCTTCACGACGACGACGGGCGCCTGGATCAGGGGCATCCTCGCCAACGATTACGGCGTCGATCTCGACAACATTCGCTGGGTGACGTTCGAGGATCCGCATGTCGCCGAATATGTCGACACCACCGAGCGCGCGCCGAAGGACAAGAAGCCCCTGCAGATGCTGATCGACGGCGAACTGGATGCCGTCCTCGGCGAGACCTCCAACGATCCCAGGCTGAAGCCGCTGTTCCCGGATCCGGCGACGGAGGCCGCGAAATGGTATGCCCGGCGCGGCGTCGTGCCGATCAATCATCTCGTGGTCGTGACCGAGCGGCTTGCGACATCGCGGCCCGACGTGGTCGCGGGCGTCTATGATCTGCTCAAGCGGAACAAGGCGCAGGTGGGACCCGCCGCAACGCCGGACCTCGCCCCGTTCGGGATCGAAGCCAACAGGAAGCCGCTCGAATTGATCGTCGACTATGCATTCCAGCAGGCGTTGATCCCGCGCCGCTATGCGGTCGAGGAGCTGTTCGACGAGACGGCACGAGGATTGAACTGATGTCGGATCCGAGACGATGGCAGATCGGGCTGGTCGGCTATGGCGAGGTCGGCCGGATATTGGCCGAGGATTTGCGCCAGCAGGACATCAAGGTTGCCGCCTATGACATCAAGCTCGGGGGCGAGCAGGATACTGCGCTGAAACAGCATGCAGCGAAATTCGGCGTTGGCCTTGCCTCCTCTCACGCCGAGTTGACCGCGAAATCCGATTTCATCATCTCTGCGGTCACAGCAAGCCAGGCCGTTCCGGTCGCAAAGGCCTGCGCCGCCGCGATCAATCAGGGCACCTGGTTCCTCGATTTCAACTCGGCCTCGCCCGGCGCCAAGCAGCGCGCCGCCGCGCTGATCGACGGTGCTGCCGGGCGCTATGTCGAGGGTGCGGTGATGACTTCGGTGCCGCCGTATCGCATCAAGGTGCCGCTGCTGCTCGGCGGCCCCGGTGCCAGGGAGCTGGAGCCGCTGCTGAACGCGATCGGCTTTGCGGCGAAGGTCGCGAGCGACAAGCTCGGCGTGTCCTCCGCGGTGAAGATGTGCCGCAGCATCATGATCAAGGGCCTCGAGGCCATGGTCATCGAAAGCTTCACCACCGCGCGCGCCTATGGCGTGGAGGATGCCGTGCTTGCCTCGCTCGCAGAAACGTTTCCCGCCATCAATTGGGAGACGCAGGGCGCCTATTTCTTCCAGCGCGTGATCGAGCATGG
Protein-coding regions in this window:
- a CDS encoding ABC transporter substrate-binding protein, which gives rise to MDRLKLKAVLGSHPHVQAVKGGELRSDLFDLDFIEYTPTNTAFKPMVREQAFDVCEMAIVTYLMAKAHGKPLVLLPATMLGRFQHSYALYNPSHGTLGPSDLEGKRVGIRSFTTTTGAWIRGILANDYGVDLDNIRWVTFEDPHVAEYVDTTERAPKDKKPLQMLIDGELDAVLGETSNDPRLKPLFPDPATEAAKWYARRGVVPINHLVVVTERLATSRPDVVAGVYDLLKRNKAQVGPAATPDLAPFGIEANRKPLELIVDYAFQQALIPRRYAVEELFDETARGLN
- a CDS encoding DUF1932 domain-containing protein, with the protein product MMSDPRRWQIGLVGYGEVGRILAEDLRQQDIKVAAYDIKLGGEQDTALKQHAAKFGVGLASSHAELTAKSDFIISAVTASQAVPVAKACAAAINQGTWFLDFNSASPGAKQRAAALIDGAAGRYVEGAVMTSVPPYRIKVPLLLGGPGARELEPLLNAIGFAAKVASDKLGVSSAVKMCRSIMIKGLEAMVIESFTTARAYGVEDAVLASLAETFPAINWETQGAYFFQRVIEHGRRRAEEVREVAETVREAGLTPWSAQGTAERQAWVADLADEGLFGTRGTGEFARSADWRIEADRILAKINRAK